From Paralcaligenes sp. KSB-10:
GATGGCATGCGCCCAGCTCATGGCGTCGCGCCCTTCCCGTTCGCTCGGCGCCACCGACAGCCCGCCCGCGCCAGGTACCGTCAACATGGTTTTCTGGCCCGCATCATAGCGGTGCACGGACGCCACATGCATGGCTTGCGATTCTGTGACGAAGCTATAGCAGGTATTGGAATAAATCGGCTCGGGATCAACCGGCTGCTGGCTCAGCATGGCCACGATCGCCGCGGCGCAAGTCTTGCCGTGCTGATTGGCCATGTGCCCGGACTTGGGCATGATCGGCGCAATCTGGATTGAATCTCCCAGCACATGCACCCTGGGCGCCACCTTTGACTCGAAACTCAGAAAGTCGACTTCGCACCAGCGGTCGTTGGCCGTGGCCAGGCCGGACTGGACCGCCACCGCGCCGGCACGCATGGGAGGCACCAGGTTCAGCACGTCGGCGCTTTCTTCTTCGCCCAATTCAAAGATGACCTTGTTGGTGGCCACATCGACGTCGACTGCCTTGAACTCCGGCGTGTATTCGATCATGTCCGGGTAAAACTTCTTCCACGCGGCCTTGAACAAGGCGCCTTTGGAAGTCACGTCGGCATTGGCATCGAATATGTGCACCTTGGCACGCGGCTTGTGTTTTTTAAAGTACGAAGCCACGAGGCAAGCCCTTTCGTAAGGCGCGGGCGGGCAACGATAAGGCGCTTCGGGAATCGAAATAATGAAACGGCCGCCGTCGGGCATGGCTTCGAGTTGACGGCGCAAGGCCACGGTTTGCGGCCCGGCCTTCCAGGCATGCAGGATTTTTTCATGTGCGCCGGCGCTGGCCATGCCGGGGATTTTGTCCCACATGAAATCAATGCCCGGCGATACGACGACACGATCATAGGAAATGCTTGCGCCGCTTTTCAGCAGCGCCCGCCCCGCTTCGGCATCGATGCGATCGACATAGTCCCGAACCACCTGCACGCCATGGCGGCGCCGCAGTTCATCGTAGGAAACGGTGACATCGTCTATGGTCAAAGCCCCCTCGAGCACCAGATTCGAGATCGGGCATGACACAAAACTGGCATTGGGCTCGACCAGGGTAACGCGGATGGTCCCTTTGCTCCACAGGCGTATATAACGGGCGGCCGTTGCGCCGCCGTAGCCGCCGCCGACCACCAGCACATGACCGTTGCTTCCGTCGGCAGCCAGGCTCAGCCCGGGCATGGACAAAGCGCCGCACAGGCCCAGGCCGCGCAGGAAAGTACGCCGTTTCATTGCACCTCCGGTTTTAGCTGGGCGTACCAGCGGGCGATCCGCCCTATGGTGGCCGCGTCGTAGCCTTTGGCAATCTGCTGCATCAGATCCCCCGGCGTGTTGCCCGCCGCATAGGCGCGCATTTTCAGTTCTATTTCATTGGCGGGCCTGCCCGCCAGACTCGGAATGCCGGAATTTTTCACCGGCCTGGCTGCGCCATGACAGGTTACGCAGGAAGCCGCCAAACTGCTTGACTGCGGATCGGCAAGCGTCGAGCCGGCAGCCCAGGATCGAGGCACAAGCAGGCCCGAGCCCAGCGCACTGCACAGCATGCTGACGGCAATTCGCCGGCAGGCCCGCAAGCCGGCTCCGCCTATATTGGCCCTGCGGGCGCGATCTGTTCGGCTAGACATAAATCCTCCCGCGTATTGATATTGAAGAAAGCATTTGAGTCCCCTGTAAATGCTACCTCGACAGCCTGATTCAGTTGCTGCCACTGCTGCACTTTGCGCCCGCCTTCGCGCAGAAACTCAAGCAAGTTTCGGTTCGCGCTCCGATGCAACAGCATGCATAAAGGATGAGGCCCGCCTGCGCTGGCATAGGCCATGATTTTCCCAGTCCCGGCCAGGGCCTGCGCCAATCTGTCCACCAGGTCGTCGGGCAATAGCGGCACATCGACCGGCACCACCATGAGCCAGGGTGTTTCCACTTTCGCCAGGACGCTGGCCACTCCCGCCAAAGGCCCCAGCCCCGCGCCCAATGCCGGATCGTCGCTTATTGTTGTTCCGTAGCGCGCATAAGTATCGAGATGACGATTGGCATTGACCCATACCTGTGCCACTCGGGGCTCAAGATAGCGCCGCATATGCGCAACCAGCGGTTCGCCGCGCAGCTCCAGCAAGCCCTTGTCGACGGCGGCCTGGTCGGCCAGTTGCATGCGGCTGGCCCGTCCTCCGGCAAGAATCAGGCCGCTTAACGATTGCCGGTCAATCATCCGCCGATATAACTCATTTCAATTTTCTTCTGTGGCGTGGTTGCCCGGCCGCGCAGTTCGGAATAGCGATCGTCGCGCCTCGCCCATATGCCGGCCATGCATGCCGCCAGTTGTTCGTCGTCGGCATCGCTGCGCACAATGGCCCGCAAATCATGGCCGTTGGCCGCGAACAGGCACAAGAACAACTTGCCTTCGGGCGACAGGCGAGCCCGAGTACAGTCGCTGCAAAAGGGTTGCGATACGCTGGTGATGACGCCGATTTCGCCGGCTTGATCGAGATACCGCCAGCGCCCCGCGACTTCGCCGCGATATCCCGCATGTACCGGCTCGAGAGGGAATTCCGAACCGATTTTTTTCAATATTTCAGCACCCGTGAGCACCTCTTTCATGTTCCAGCCATTGGTCGTGCCCACATCCATGAATTCGATGAAACGCAGGATATGGCCGGAATGGCGGAAGTGGCGCGCCATGGGAATCAGCTGATCGTCGTTCAGGCCCTTGCGCACCACCATATTGACCTTGACCGGCGCCAGCCCCACGCGCGCGGCCTCGTCGATGCCGCGCAAGATGGTCTTGACGCTGACCTGGCTGTCGCTCATGCGTTCGAACATGACATCGTCGAGCGCATCGAGACTGACCGTAACGCGGGTCAGGCCGGCGTCTTTGAGCGACTGGGCTTTTTTGGCCAGCAAAGTGCCATTGGTGGTAAGAGTGATATCGACGGGCAGGCCTTCCGGCGTACGCAACTGCGCCAGCATTTCGATAAGCGTTTCGAGATTTTTCCGCAGCAGGGGCTCGCCGCCGGTAAGACGGATTTTTCGCACTCCCAGGCCAATACCGACGCGGGCGATACGCGTGATTTCCTCGAAACTGAGCAGCGCCGCATGCGGCATGAATTTGTAGCTGCCGTCGAATACCTCGCGCGGCATGCAGTATGTACAACGAAAATTGCAACGGTCGGTCACGGAGATGCGCAAATCGTGCAGAGGCCTGTGCCGCGTGTCGAGCAAAGGCCCTCCCGCCCGCGGCACGGCAGTTTCCGCCGAGGCCGGGGAAGCGGCTTCACGATGGCCGGTAAGAAAAATGACTTTGCTCATGATTCAATCATAAACCACTTACGCTAACTGCTCTGAAGAGCGACGAACGAGGGGCCGAATGCTTCCTGCAAGGTTTGAACCTGGCCCATGTAAGTGGCATCGTAGCCCACCAGCTCGGACACAAAGCTCTGGTACTCCTGACCCAGCATCAACGCCAGCAGCCGATCCATCTGGGGCGTACCCAGGCTGTCGCGGTGCACCGCGAAAAAATAGCGTTCCTTGGCCAATGGAATGAATGCCAGGCCGCAGCGCCAGGCCGCCGTTTCCACGCCAATGCCGACATCGGCCATGCCGCTGGCAATATGCGCGGCAATCGCCATGTGCGTGAATTCATTGCTGTCGTAGCCCTGGATGCGCGAGGTTTCAATGCCCAACTGCTTGAGCATCAACCCGACCAGGTGGCGGGTACTCGAGCCGATCTGGCGATTCACAAAGCGCACATCGGGATTCACCAGGTCGGCAATGGTGCGGATTTTTTTTGGATTGTCAGCCTGCACGAACATGCCGGTATTGCGTACGGCCAGGTGGATCAGGCAATGCCTTTCGGGGTTCAGCCACTCGCTGTAGCGTTGCAGAATGGGCAGTTCGAACGCGCCTATCGGCAGTTGGAAACCCGCCAGGTCGCACTCGCGCCGGTCGAGCGATGCCAGAGCTTCGATGGCGGTACGGTAACGCAACTCGAGCGGCGACATATGCAAGTCATTGGCCAATTGCATCAAGCCCTCGACCGCAAAGCCGTGGCTCGCGTGCAAACGCAGATGCGGCTGGCTTTCGGGATACAGGCGTTCCAGTTCCTCCTGCAATTCCGAGGCCATGCTTTCGAGCGTAGGCATCAAACGCGCGTCGACACGCCGGTTGGCCCACAACAAACGCTGGCCGAACGGGGTCAGCTTGGTGCCCTGCCGGCGATTGGTATCGAGCAGCTCGGCACCGAATTCTTTTTCGGCGTTGCGCAAGACCCCCCAGGCATGGCGATACGACACTCCGCAGGCCTTGCATGCACCGGCGATATGCCCGACTGCGTCGATGGCGGCCAGCAATCGCAACACCTCGCCCAAAGCCACTATTGCACCTGTGGGTTTCTCAAGCACCCACTCGGAATTCAGGCGTGCTTTGAATTTATATGTCATTACTTGCCTATTGAAAAAACTGAATATGCCTAGTAGATTAGCCTGGAAGCAATTCAATTCAATATGCAATTATATGCATAATAAGAAGCAATACAAGCCTTGCCCGAGACAAACCCATAACGAGGATAGCGTCATGCATACCCCTCCCAGCCGTCCCGAAACGGTACCGTCCGATCAAACCGTGCAGCAGGTCGCCCAGCAGGCCCTGCAACATTACCAGGGGCAGCCGGGCAATCTCCTGCCCATCCTGCACGCCATCCAGGACACGCTGGGCTACATCCCGGCCAAGGCCGTTCCCGTGCTCGCCGAGGCCCTGCAGCTCTCGCGCGCCGAGATTCACGGCGTGATCAGTTTTTATGCGCACCTGCGCGACAAGCCTGCTGGCAAGGTGGTGCTTGAAATATGCCGCGCCGAGGCCTGCCAGGCCATGGGCGGCGAACACCTCGCCGAACATGCCCGGCAGCAGCTGGGTTGTGACTTTCACGCCACAAGCAGCGATGGCCAGGTCACTCTCGAACCGGTTTACTGTCTAGGCCTGTGCGCGCAATCGCCCTCAGTCATGGTCGACGGCCAGCCTTACGCCCGCATGACACCGGCCAAGCTCGACCAGTTGCTGCGCGACAAGGGGGTATAAGACATGGCCCAGCCCATCAGGATTTTCGTTCCCAGGGATACCACCGCGCTGGCTGTCGGCGCCGACGCCGTGGCCCAGGCCATTGCACAGGAGGCGGCGCGCCGCCAAATCTCCGTTCAAATCGTGCGCAACGGTTCGCGCGGCCTGCTGTGGCTTGAAACCCTGGTCGAAATCGAAACACCGCAAGGGCGACATGCCTACGGCCCGGTCGAGGCAAGCGATGTCGCCGGCCTGTTCGACGCCCGCTGGCTCGAAGGCAAGCACCATGCCCTCGCTCATGGGCTGACCGAAGAAATTCCCTACCTTAAAAACCAGGAACGACTCACATTTGCCCGCGTCGGCATTACCGACCCGCTCAGCCTGGACGACTATCAGGCCCATGGCGGATTTGCCGGGCTGAAACGCGCGCTGGCCATTGAACCGGCCGCCATTGTCGACGAAGTCGTCAACTCGGGCCTGCGCGGCCGCGGAGGCGCGGCCTTTCCAACGGGAATCAAATGGAAAACCGTGCTGGCCACGGCAGCCGAGCAAAAATACATAGTCTGCA
This genomic window contains:
- a CDS encoding FCSD flavin-binding domain-containing protein; this translates as MKRRTFLRGLGLCGALSMPGLSLAADGSNGHVLVVGGGYGGATAARYIRLWSKGTIRVTLVEPNASFVSCPISNLVLEGALTIDDVTVSYDELRRRHGVQVVRDYVDRIDAEAGRALLKSGASISYDRVVVSPGIDFMWDKIPGMASAGAHEKILHAWKAGPQTVALRRQLEAMPDGGRFIISIPEAPYRCPPAPYERACLVASYFKKHKPRAKVHIFDANADVTSKGALFKAAWKKFYPDMIEYTPEFKAVDVDVATNKVIFELGEEESADVLNLVPPMRAGAVAVQSGLATANDRWCEVDFLSFESKVAPRVHVLGDSIQIAPIMPKSGHMANQHGKTCAAAIVAMLSQQPVDPEPIYSNTCYSFVTESQAMHVASVHRYDAGQKTMLTVPGAGGLSVAPSEREGRDAMSWAHAIWSDMLS
- a CDS encoding cytochrome C, which encodes MSSRTDRARRANIGGAGLRACRRIAVSMLCSALGSGLLVPRSWAAGSTLADPQSSSLAASCVTCHGAARPVKNSGIPSLAGRPANEIELKMRAYAAGNTPGDLMQQIAKGYDAATIGRIARWYAQLKPEVQ
- the mobA gene encoding molybdenum cofactor guanylyltransferase MobA; protein product: MIDRQSLSGLILAGGRASRMQLADQAAVDKGLLELRGEPLVAHMRRYLEPRVAQVWVNANRHLDTYARYGTTISDDPALGAGLGPLAGVASVLAKVETPWLMVVPVDVPLLPDDLVDRLAQALAGTGKIMAYASAGGPHPLCMLLHRSANRNLLEFLREGGRKVQQWQQLNQAVEVAFTGDSNAFFNINTREDLCLAEQIAPAGPI
- the moaA gene encoding GTP 3',8-cyclase MoaA, which produces MSKVIFLTGHREAASPASAETAVPRAGGPLLDTRHRPLHDLRISVTDRCNFRCTYCMPREVFDGSYKFMPHAALLSFEEITRIARVGIGLGVRKIRLTGGEPLLRKNLETLIEMLAQLRTPEGLPVDITLTTNGTLLAKKAQSLKDAGLTRVTVSLDALDDVMFERMSDSQVSVKTILRGIDEAARVGLAPVKVNMVVRKGLNDDQLIPMARHFRHSGHILRFIEFMDVGTTNGWNMKEVLTGAEILKKIGSEFPLEPVHAGYRGEVAGRWRYLDQAGEIGVITSVSQPFCSDCTRARLSPEGKLFLCLFAANGHDLRAIVRSDADDEQLAACMAGIWARRDDRYSELRGRATTPQKKIEMSYIGG
- a CDS encoding substrate-binding domain-containing protein — protein: MTYKFKARLNSEWVLEKPTGAIVALGEVLRLLAAIDAVGHIAGACKACGVSYRHAWGVLRNAEKEFGAELLDTNRRQGTKLTPFGQRLLWANRRVDARLMPTLESMASELQEELERLYPESQPHLRLHASHGFAVEGLMQLANDLHMSPLELRYRTAIEALASLDRRECDLAGFQLPIGAFELPILQRYSEWLNPERHCLIHLAVRNTGMFVQADNPKKIRTIADLVNPDVRFVNRQIGSSTRHLVGLMLKQLGIETSRIQGYDSNEFTHMAIAAHIASGMADVGIGVETAAWRCGLAFIPLAKERYFFAVHRDSLGTPQMDRLLALMLGQEYQSFVSELVGYDATYMGQVQTLQEAFGPSFVALQSS
- a CDS encoding formate dehydrogenase subunit gamma, with the translated sequence MHTPPSRPETVPSDQTVQQVAQQALQHYQGQPGNLLPILHAIQDTLGYIPAKAVPVLAEALQLSRAEIHGVISFYAHLRDKPAGKVVLEICRAEACQAMGGEHLAEHARQQLGCDFHATSSDGQVTLEPVYCLGLCAQSPSVMVDGQPYARMTPAKLDQLLRDKGV